One Methylosinus sp. C49 DNA segment encodes these proteins:
- the recO gene encoding DNA repair protein RecO: protein MDWRDEGLVIGVKRHGESAVILELMTRAHGRHAGMVRGGAGRALRSVLQPGNSVEVAWRARLEQHLGAFAVEPLRSRAARLIDRAFALHGVGHLCALLRLLPERDPHGELFDMAEVIADRLDSLDLAPALMARFELALLAALGFGLDLERCALTGETADLAFVSPKTGRAVARAAGAPWRDRLLPYPEFLRMPAPAPADAGEVAAAFRLTGHFLQRDVFGPRGLTTPQARGLYVAAAAARGPATLTRARTPPGAHDG from the coding sequence ATGGATTGGCGGGACGAAGGGCTCGTCATCGGCGTCAAGCGCCACGGCGAGTCCGCGGTCATATTGGAGCTGATGACGCGCGCGCATGGCCGTCACGCCGGCATGGTGCGCGGCGGCGCCGGCCGCGCGCTGCGCTCCGTGCTGCAGCCGGGCAATAGCGTCGAGGTCGCCTGGCGGGCGCGGCTCGAGCAGCATCTCGGCGCTTTCGCCGTCGAGCCTCTGCGCTCGCGGGCGGCGCGGCTCATCGACCGCGCCTTCGCTCTGCATGGAGTCGGCCATCTCTGCGCGCTGCTGCGGCTGCTGCCGGAGCGCGATCCGCATGGCGAATTGTTCGATATGGCCGAGGTCATCGCCGATCGGCTCGATTCGCTCGATCTCGCCCCGGCGCTGATGGCGCGCTTCGAGCTGGCGCTGCTGGCGGCGCTGGGCTTCGGCCTCGATCTCGAGCGCTGCGCCTTGACGGGGGAGACGGCCGATCTCGCCTTCGTGTCGCCAAAGACGGGCCGCGCCGTCGCTCGCGCGGCCGGAGCGCCCTGGCGCGATCGTCTGCTGCCCTATCCCGAGTTTCTCCGAATGCCGGCGCCTGCGCCGGCCGATGCGGGGGAGGTGGCGGCGGCCTTTCGCCTCACCGGACATTTTCTGCAGCGCGACGTCTTCGGCCCGCGCGGGCTCACGACGCCGCAGGCGCGCGGGCTCTATGTCGCGGCCGCAGCGGCGCGCGGGCCCGCCACGCTCACTCGTGCTCGCACACCACCCGGCGCTCATGACGGCTGA
- a CDS encoding DUF1737 domain-containing protein, translated as MSATLGKRSTVYRYLTGPDDVEFCKRVTEALSLGWSLYGSPTLTFDATKGKVICGQAITKDVYDFKYTPDVKLSEL; from the coding sequence ATGTCCGCAACTCTAGGCAAGAGATCGACCGTCTATCGCTATCTGACCGGTCCAGACGATGTGGAGTTCTGCAAGCGCGTCACCGAGGCGCTGAGCCTCGGCTGGTCGCTCTACGGCTCGCCGACGCTGACCTTCGACGCCACGAAAGGCAAGGTGATCTGCGGCCAGGCGATCACCAAGGACGTCTATGATTTCAAATACACGCCGGACGTGAAGCTCTCCGAGCTGTGA
- a CDS encoding DUF6460 domain-containing protein — protein sequence MASNSRLHDFLGGSPLQVLVKLLFVSLVVGALLMWLEIEPMDLVHGARRFFDRISSLGFGAVHTVIGYVITGAVIVVPIWFVLRLFNSGRR from the coding sequence ATGGCCTCCAATAGTCGACTCCATGATTTTCTCGGCGGCTCGCCGCTGCAAGTGCTCGTCAAGCTGCTGTTCGTCTCGCTGGTCGTCGGCGCGCTGCTGATGTGGCTGGAGATCGAGCCCATGGATCTCGTCCATGGCGCACGGCGCTTCTTCGACCGCATTTCCTCGCTCGGCTTCGGCGCAGTGCATACGGTCATCGGCTATGTGATCACCGGCGCGGTCATCGTGGTGCCGATCTGGTTCGTGCTGCGGCTTTTCAATTCCGGACGGCGCTAG
- a CDS encoding DUF4424 family protein, with product MSLLFPRGAGLAAAILALGLWGARAEETLQELVHRGPELAGLEAAGLVVEQMELTLGAQNSSLKYRIVNPTAAPARTNVTFPLPEIDFSDPDAAWSIPGADPVNYIGLAATVDQKPAPLAVTQSAFVDGKDVTAALRRSGLPLVPIGFFHDKLAALTADARARLVKDRLIAENGVDQAGNPIYAPRWSVRGAATRTLDLAPGQGALLDFRFRSSVGVARDSVLREPLRSSKELAAEVERRRADYCLDRAFLAGVDKMVSAAAARRSAAQEAAALPPEEALAADTPKKPQPVVRIFPEANVAELQERHIAFDLGAGAPAAPVRQFRLVVDKGKPTRLVSFCLADLKKISPTAFEMRAADFRPTGLLRVLLLGPKD from the coding sequence ATGAGTCTTCTCTTCCCCCGGGGCGCCGGATTGGCGGCGGCGATTCTGGCGCTCGGCCTATGGGGCGCGCGGGCGGAAGAGACTCTTCAAGAGCTGGTCCATCGCGGCCCGGAGCTCGCCGGGCTCGAGGCGGCGGGACTCGTCGTCGAGCAGATGGAGCTGACGCTCGGCGCGCAGAACAGCTCGCTGAAATATCGCATCGTCAATCCCACGGCGGCGCCGGCGCGGACCAATGTGACCTTCCCTCTTCCCGAGATCGATTTTTCCGATCCAGACGCAGCCTGGTCGATTCCCGGCGCCGACCCGGTCAATTACATCGGCCTCGCCGCGACCGTCGATCAAAAGCCGGCGCCTCTCGCCGTCACGCAGAGCGCCTTCGTCGACGGCAAGGATGTGACCGCCGCGCTGCGGCGCAGCGGCCTGCCGCTGGTTCCCATCGGCTTTTTTCACGACAAGCTCGCCGCTCTGACGGCGGACGCCCGCGCGCGGCTCGTCAAGGACCGGCTCATCGCCGAGAATGGCGTCGATCAGGCGGGAAATCCGATCTACGCGCCGCGCTGGTCGGTGCGCGGCGCGGCGACGCGCACGCTCGATCTCGCGCCCGGACAGGGCGCGCTGCTCGATTTTCGCTTTCGCTCGAGCGTCGGCGTCGCGCGCGACAGCGTGCTGCGCGAGCCCTTGCGCTCCTCCAAGGAGCTGGCGGCGGAGGTGGAGCGCCGCCGCGCCGATTATTGCCTCGATCGCGCCTTTCTCGCGGGCGTCGACAAAATGGTCTCCGCCGCAGCGGCGCGGCGCTCGGCGGCGCAGGAAGCCGCCGCGCTTCCGCCGGAGGAGGCCCTGGCCGCGGATACGCCGAAAAAGCCGCAGCCCGTGGTGCGGATATTCCCCGAGGCCAATGTCGCCGAGCTGCAGGAGCGCCACATCGCCTTCGATCTCGGCGCCGGCGCGCCGGCCGCGCCGGTTCGGCAATTCCGCCTCGTCGTGGACAAGGGCAAGCCGACCCGCCTCGTGAGCTTCTGCCTCGCCGATCTGAAGAAAATCTCGCCCACCGCCTTCGAGATGCGCGCCGCCGATTTCCGGCCGACCGGCCTGCTGCGCGTGCTGCTCCTCGGCCCCAAGGATTGA
- a CDS encoding PAAR domain-containing protein, translating into MGRPAARVSDPVAHPLPPVLTPGPGSFNVFIGQLPAWRGVGGAAAAAIQSAKATSDATIQAAEAATLAAAGTPGAPAALAAEQATKAAAAASMGSMISGAASGADIHMCATPLPIPPHGPGVVVDGSTSVFINGLPACRQGDTIVEAVGPPNKIVMGLPTVRIGG; encoded by the coding sequence ATGGGACGGCCGGCTGCGCGCGTGAGCGACCCTGTGGCCCATCCTCTGCCGCCGGTGCTGACGCCGGGCCCCGGCAGCTTCAACGTGTTCATCGGACAATTGCCGGCATGGCGCGGCGTCGGCGGCGCGGCCGCCGCGGCGATACAATCCGCGAAGGCCACTTCCGACGCGACGATCCAGGCCGCCGAGGCGGCGACGCTGGCCGCCGCCGGCACGCCGGGCGCGCCCGCCGCTCTGGCGGCCGAGCAGGCGACCAAGGCGGCGGCGGCCGCCAGCATGGGATCGATGATCAGCGGCGCCGCCAGCGGCGCGGATATTCATATGTGTGCGACGCCGCTGCCGATCCCGCCGCATGGGCCGGGCGTGGTGGTGGACGGCTCCACCAGCGTCTTCATCAACGGCCTGCCCGCCTGCCGGCAGGGCGACACCATCGTCGAGGCGGTCGGCCCGCCGAACAAGATCGTCATGGGCCTGCCGACCGTGCGGATCGGCGGGTAG
- a CDS encoding heme biosynthesis HemY N-terminal domain-containing protein produces the protein MILLLFFIAALAALSIGLHWLIEQPGSITLDWGGYHIETTLVVGAAALLATIAAILIAWAIIAYFFQAPARLKQSSRAKRRERGFQALSRGIVAAGAGHVAEAKRAAKEAVKNLDKEPLTYLLRAQVAQLEGDRVGAETAFHEMTQLSETRLLGLRGLHIEAKRRKDDEAAHHFADQAHQLAPLPWAGHALLEHHGAQANWEEARIAVEANLKAKAIDLPTAQRLRAVVETALALEKQAEHPSEALHLARQAVKRAPDLVPAIALIGRLLARHGDSAKALKLLEKAYSEHPHPDIAEAFLETAPSESNAERLTRVKKFAASASHSAEAGILVARAALAARDFGAARKALAPLVAEGKTPTAQVCLLMAELEDAENGPSGPVREWLARGSRAPRDPAWIADGVISRRWAPASPVTGKLDAFVWATPPEPVRGPTEDAHADIPAAFLTRPERLLEAKIEEESATA, from the coding sequence ATGATTCTGCTGCTCTTCTTCATTGCGGCGCTGGCCGCTCTGTCCATCGGCCTCCACTGGCTCATCGAGCAGCCCGGTTCGATCACGCTCGACTGGGGCGGCTATCACATAGAGACGACGCTGGTCGTCGGCGCGGCGGCGCTGCTCGCGACGATCGCGGCGATCCTCATCGCCTGGGCGATCATCGCCTATTTCTTCCAGGCGCCCGCGCGCTTGAAGCAGAGCTCCCGCGCCAAGCGCCGCGAGCGGGGCTTTCAGGCCCTCTCGCGCGGCATTGTGGCGGCCGGCGCCGGCCATGTCGCCGAGGCCAAGCGCGCCGCCAAGGAGGCGGTGAAAAATCTCGACAAGGAGCCGCTCACCTATCTGCTGCGCGCCCAGGTCGCCCAGCTCGAGGGCGACCGCGTCGGCGCCGAGACCGCCTTTCACGAGATGACGCAGCTCTCGGAGACGCGCCTTCTCGGCCTGCGCGGCCTGCACATAGAGGCCAAGCGCCGCAAGGACGACGAGGCGGCGCATCATTTCGCCGATCAGGCGCATCAGCTCGCGCCGCTGCCCTGGGCCGGCCATGCGCTGCTCGAGCATCACGGCGCCCAAGCCAATTGGGAAGAGGCGCGCATCGCCGTCGAGGCCAATCTGAAGGCCAAGGCCATCGATCTGCCGACCGCCCAGCGCCTGCGCGCCGTGGTGGAGACCGCTCTGGCGCTGGAGAAGCAGGCCGAGCATCCGAGCGAGGCGCTGCATCTCGCCCGCCAGGCGGTGAAGCGCGCGCCCGATCTGGTTCCGGCGATCGCGCTGATCGGCCGCCTGCTCGCCCGCCATGGCGACAGCGCCAAGGCGCTGAAGCTGCTCGAGAAAGCCTATTCTGAGCATCCGCATCCCGATATCGCCGAGGCCTTCCTCGAGACCGCGCCGAGCGAGTCCAACGCCGAGCGTCTGACGCGGGTGAAGAAATTCGCCGCATCCGCCTCTCATTCGGCGGAGGCGGGAATCCTCGTCGCCCGCGCGGCGCTGGCGGCGCGCGATTTCGGCGCCGCGCGCAAGGCGCTGGCTCCGCTGGTCGCCGAGGGCAAGACGCCGACCGCCCAGGTCTGCCTGCTGATGGCCGAGCTCGAGGACGCCGAGAACGGCCCCAGCGGGCCGGTGCGCGAATGGCTGGCCCGCGGCTCGCGCGCGCCGCGCGATCCCGCCTGGATCGCCGATGGCGTCATCTCGCGTCGCTGGGCGCCGGCCTCTCCCGTCACCGGCAAGCTGGACGCTTTCGTCTGGGCGACGCCGCCCGAGCCCGTCCGCGGCCCGACCGAGGACGCCCATGCCGATATTCCGGCGGCGTTTTTGACGCGGCCGGAGCGGCTGCTGGAAGCCAAGATCGAGGAAGAGAGCGCGACGGCCTGA
- the hisS gene encoding histidine--tRNA ligase, protein MSDQKKSKIEARSPRGLADRDAAELAATGRMIDVIRSVYELYGFEALETPAIEYTDALGKFLPDQDRPNEGVFSFQDDDEQWLSLRYDLTAPLARYVAQNFDRLPKPFRSYRFGNVYRNEKPGPGRFRQFMQFDADTVGAASPAADAEICMMAADTLEKLGIPRGDYVIKINSRKVLDGVMKAIGLEGDENAGRRLTVLRAIDKMDRLGPEGVRLLLGPGRKDESGDFTKGAGLADDAVATILSFTLGGQYKDGEPRFGLFELLGRSNVGAEGAEELLEIEDLVRDAGFGPERIRIDPSIVRGLEYYTGPVFEADLTFETKDEKGHPVRFGSVGGGGRYDGLIGRFRSDNTPATGFSIGVSRLYAALKLVGSPVVSATTRLGPVVVLALDRDHIADYQRMVAALRNAGVSAELYLGSSGMKAQMKYADKRNSPAVVIQGSDERAKGEVQIKDLIEGARASAAISTNEEWKSARPAQFSAPESELVEQIKALLARQG, encoded by the coding sequence ATGTCAGACCAGAAGAAATCCAAGATTGAGGCCCGCTCCCCGCGCGGCCTCGCCGACCGCGACGCCGCAGAGCTGGCCGCCACCGGCCGCATGATCGACGTGATTCGCTCCGTCTATGAGCTCTACGGCTTCGAGGCGCTGGAGACCCCGGCGATCGAATATACCGACGCGCTCGGCAAATTCCTGCCGGACCAGGACCGCCCCAATGAGGGCGTCTTCTCCTTCCAGGACGACGACGAGCAATGGCTGTCGCTGCGCTATGACCTCACCGCGCCGCTGGCCCGCTATGTCGCGCAGAATTTCGACCGGCTTCCAAAGCCCTTCCGCAGCTATCGCTTCGGTAATGTCTATCGAAACGAAAAGCCGGGGCCGGGGCGCTTCCGCCAATTCATGCAATTCGACGCCGATACGGTGGGCGCGGCCTCGCCGGCCGCCGACGCCGAAATCTGCATGATGGCCGCCGACACGCTGGAGAAGCTCGGCATTCCGCGCGGCGACTATGTCATCAAGATCAACAGCCGCAAGGTGCTGGACGGGGTGATGAAGGCCATCGGCCTGGAGGGCGACGAGAACGCCGGCCGCCGCCTCACCGTGCTACGCGCCATCGACAAGATGGACCGGCTCGGCCCCGAGGGCGTGCGCCTGCTGCTCGGCCCGGGCCGCAAGGACGAGAGCGGCGACTTCACCAAAGGCGCCGGCCTCGCCGACGATGCGGTGGCGACGATCCTCTCCTTCACGCTCGGCGGGCAATATAAGGACGGCGAACCGCGCTTCGGCCTGTTCGAGCTGCTCGGCCGCAGCAATGTCGGCGCGGAAGGCGCCGAGGAATTGCTGGAGATCGAGGATCTCGTCCGTGACGCCGGCTTCGGCCCGGAGCGCATCCGCATCGATCCCTCCATCGTGCGCGGGCTCGAATATTACACGGGGCCGGTGTTCGAGGCCGATCTCACCTTCGAGACCAAGGACGAGAAGGGCCATCCGGTGCGCTTCGGCTCGGTCGGCGGCGGCGGACGCTATGACGGGCTCATCGGCCGCTTCCGCTCGGACAACACGCCGGCCACGGGCTTCTCGATCGGCGTCTCGCGCCTCTATGCGGCGCTGAAGCTGGTCGGCAGCCCGGTGGTTTCGGCGACGACGCGGCTCGGCCCGGTCGTCGTGCTGGCGCTCGACCGCGACCATATCGCCGATTATCAGCGCATGGTCGCCGCCCTGCGCAACGCCGGCGTTTCGGCGGAGCTCTATCTCGGCTCCTCCGGCATGAAGGCGCAGATGAAATATGCCGATAAGCGCAACAGCCCGGCAGTGGTGATCCAAGGTTCGGACGAGCGCGCCAAGGGCGAGGTGCAGATCAAGGATCTCATAGAGGGGGCGCGAGCGAGCGCGGCCATCTCCACCAATGAGGAATGGAAATCGGCCCGGCCCGCGCAATTCTCCGCCCCGGAGAGCGAGCTGGTCGAACAGATCAAGGCGCTGCTCGCCCGCCAGGGATGA
- a CDS encoding GIY-YIG nuclease family protein, protein MASETASASMRRSARAERPAAPDQSFSALAFIHAASEAPPAPGAYALLIALSRPLEASAGRCAATLAPGLYLYCGSAKGPGGLRARLGRHMRQGKRRRWHIDQLTEAGESLGAWITEAKGECDLVAALSALPVPLEGFGSSDCPRCRSHLLFWPPGEAPAFLAAQKC, encoded by the coding sequence ATGGCGTCAGAAACCGCTTCCGCCTCGATGCGCCGCTCGGCGCGCGCTGAGCGCCCGGCGGCCCCCGACCAATCGTTTTCCGCGCTCGCTTTCATCCACGCTGCATCAGAGGCGCCGCCCGCGCCCGGCGCCTATGCGCTGCTCATCGCGCTATCGCGCCCGCTCGAGGCCAGCGCCGGACGCTGCGCGGCGACGCTCGCGCCGGGGCTCTATCTCTATTGCGGCTCGGCCAAAGGGCCAGGCGGGCTGCGCGCGCGGCTCGGCCGGCATATGCGGCAGGGCAAGCGGCGCCGCTGGCATATCGATCAGCTGACCGAGGCCGGCGAATCGCTCGGCGCCTGGATCACCGAGGCGAAGGGGGAATGCGACCTCGTCGCGGCGCTCTCGGCGCTGCCGGTTCCGCTCGAGGGATTCGGCAGCTCGGACTGTCCCCGCTGCCGCAGCCATCTGCTGTTCTGGCCGCCGGGCGAAGCCCCGGCTTTCCTCGCCGCGCAAAAATGCTAG
- a CDS encoding DUF4274 domain-containing protein encodes MPLAVDDLLRRWVEERAASPEPGDGEYAQFIADWLPLASSDDWHRMILGHNRALGDAPLFWIMRQKRCEKATALGIFYLARPGLLLAYGQDRAKVPEPMRRAFDLIGEIRMRYVNGFYRAATLRFDTVEALAREARLPARFDQKALDLLIPPEMRVSIPGRKLGLQYGVRNRFRLDAPLGAR; translated from the coding sequence ATGCCTCTCGCGGTCGACGATCTCTTGCGTCGCTGGGTCGAGGAGCGCGCCGCGAGTCCCGAGCCGGGCGACGGCGAATATGCGCAATTCATCGCCGATTGGCTGCCGCTCGCCTCCAGCGACGACTGGCACAGAATGATTCTCGGCCATAATCGCGCGCTCGGCGACGCGCCCTTGTTCTGGATCATGCGCCAGAAGCGCTGCGAAAAGGCGACCGCGCTCGGAATTTTCTACCTCGCCCGGCCGGGCCTGCTGCTCGCCTATGGACAAGATCGCGCCAAAGTCCCGGAGCCGATGCGGCGCGCCTTTGATTTGATCGGCGAGATCAGAATGCGCTATGTCAACGGCTTCTACCGGGCGGCGACGCTGCGCTTCGACACGGTGGAGGCGCTGGCGCGCGAGGCTCGCCTGCCGGCGCGTTTCGACCAGAAGGCGCTCGACCTCCTCATTCCGCCGGAAATGCGCGTCTCGATTCCCGGACGAAAGCTCGGCCTGCAATATGGCGTCAGAAACCGCTTCCGCCTCGATGCGCCGCTCGGCGCGCGCTGA
- a CDS encoding TIGR03808 family TAT-translocated repetitive protein, with translation MARPTRREILAFGAGAFAAFGAAAGADAAAPDATDWLQRRLREAARAGGALRLPAGVLRIRSLIIEDKITIIGAAGGSVLQASGPGPLLRAADVPALTLENVSFDGGGAAFADRRQGLLDLADIPKLAVHGCTIRRSGGRGINLLRCGGRFAQNIVEDVRDAGYFSLDGLGVDIDNNKVRRCGDNGVQVWTTTAGRYEGSHIRNNEIVDIRNLSGGDGAYGNGVSIWGSGFVRVEKNVIRRCAYTAVRNNAGHDVEVVGNDCSGFGERAMYAEFGAKRASFRDNKIDDAGAGIALANAERGTDIGFVIGNRITGLHETHPDDEFGPIMSWLTGIEAESNVEIAGNTVVGGWMGVRCGGYRQNIRVEGNELVDNEYGVTFQIGEGVGPAVIARNRIIGAKKAAIAAIAGQDIQPGDVARPGAAAKYPRLTIDGNEVG, from the coding sequence GTGGCCAGGCCGACCCGACGAGAGATTTTAGCTTTTGGAGCAGGCGCTTTCGCCGCTTTCGGCGCCGCCGCGGGCGCTGACGCCGCCGCGCCGGACGCCACCGATTGGCTGCAGCGGCGCCTGCGCGAGGCTGCCCGCGCCGGAGGCGCCCTGCGTCTGCCGGCCGGCGTTCTGCGCATCCGCTCCCTCATTATCGAGGATAAAATCACGATCATCGGCGCCGCGGGCGGCTCCGTGCTGCAGGCGAGCGGCCCCGGCCCGCTGCTGCGCGCCGCCGATGTTCCGGCGCTGACGCTGGAGAATGTGAGCTTCGACGGCGGCGGCGCGGCTTTCGCCGATCGTCGCCAAGGCCTTCTCGATCTCGCCGATATTCCGAAGCTCGCCGTGCATGGCTGCACGATTCGCCGCTCCGGCGGCAGGGGGATAAATCTCCTGCGCTGCGGCGGGCGTTTCGCGCAGAATATCGTCGAGGATGTGCGCGACGCCGGCTATTTCTCGCTCGACGGGCTCGGCGTCGATATAGACAATAACAAAGTGCGCCGCTGCGGCGACAATGGCGTGCAAGTGTGGACCACGACCGCCGGCCGTTACGAGGGCTCGCACATCCGCAATAATGAGATCGTCGATATTCGCAATCTCTCCGGCGGCGACGGCGCCTATGGCAATGGCGTGAGCATTTGGGGCTCCGGCTTCGTGCGGGTGGAGAAAAACGTCATCCGCCGCTGCGCCTATACGGCGGTGCGCAACAATGCCGGCCATGATGTCGAGGTGGTCGGCAATGATTGCTCGGGCTTCGGCGAGCGCGCCATGTATGCGGAGTTCGGCGCCAAGCGCGCGAGCTTCCGCGACAATAAGATCGACGACGCCGGCGCCGGAATAGCGCTCGCCAACGCCGAGCGCGGCACGGACATAGGCTTCGTCATCGGCAATCGGATCACCGGCCTGCACGAGACGCATCCCGATGACGAGTTCGGCCCCATTATGAGCTGGCTCACCGGCATAGAGGCCGAGAGCAATGTCGAGATCGCCGGCAACACTGTGGTCGGCGGCTGGATGGGCGTGCGCTGCGGCGGCTATCGGCAGAACATACGCGTCGAGGGCAATGAGCTCGTCGACAACGAGTATGGCGTGACCTTTCAGATCGGCGAGGGCGTCGGGCCGGCGGTCATCGCGCGCAACAGGATCATCGGCGCGAAAAAGGCGGCCATAGCGGCGATAGCGGGTCAGGACATTCAGCCGGGAGATGTCGCGCGGCCGGGCGCAGCGGCCAAATATCCGCGGCTCACGATAGACGGCAATGAGGTCGGCTGA